Below is a genomic region from Ailuropoda melanoleuca isolate Jingjing chromosome 8, ASM200744v2, whole genome shotgun sequence.
tattttaaaattaaaacaaattgtggttaaaacatataacataaaattgatcatcttaaccatttttaactgtacAGCTCAGTAGTGTTAAGTTAATTCGCATTTTTGGGCAACAAATCTGTAAACCTTTTTCATTCTGCAAACctgaaactctatacctattAACAACGTTCCATTTCCCTCCTGCATCGGCCCCTGGCAATCACCCTTCTAcgttctgtttctatgaatttaactaCTTTAGACTgcatataagtggaatctaaaatgttaacttttaatGGGCTGTCAAATATGCCATCACATGAATGTACCACACTTTATTTAACAGCTACCTCAGAGTTGGCTAGTTAAGTTTGCTGCAATAAATAACTACAATGAGGCAAGAATTTCTTGCGTAGAAATCTTGACCACGATCTGATCATTTTCTCAGGTCAGATACCTAGAAATCAGATTACCAGAAATAAAGGGCACAGGCACTGTTTGCAAagggcatctttttaaaaaaatcacatttcctaGCTGCTGAAACTTACTTTTTGTACATTAGGTTCGTAAATATTTAAGATTCTCGGTACATTTGgcaaactgctttccagaaacATTTTAGCAATTTATGGTCCAACCAGCAGAGGACGAAGGTCATGGTCTGAGAGTATCTCCATGCCCTCTTGACAGCTTTGCATATCACCACTTAAAAAACCTTTGCCAATATTTTTTGATTaaagaatggaattttatttGAATGTCTAGCTCTTCATTAATAGTAAGATTAGCAGCATGTCACTCTGGATcatgtaactttctttttttcctgtataaTTTTTCCTTcgttctcccttttctttctaaagcttccccctccctcattataacattataaaatgaatttcaggaaagaaagaaaactgtaaaggAGAAAATACGCCCCATAGTGAAAGACTTCGAATCTGGCTTTAAGGATTTCTTTTACTTTGGTCCTTAGGGCCATGGAAAGTCtttctagaactaaaaaaaaaaaaaaaaaatgtttagtcaTAGTTTCCCGCGGGCAGTGCAAAAGGCGCTGGGGTATTCGGATTGTCTCTTTGCTGCTAAAACAGGGTGCCAGCTGGCTGGACATAAACGAGACAGAAAAAAGCAAATCCTGACTGGCAACAACTCGAACCTAGCAGGACAAGTTGCAAGAAGTTGCGAGGGCAAGACAGCGGGAGAACGTGGGAGAACGCCCGGACAGAAGGATTCAAGCACAAGACCCAccctggggagggagagcagctgAGTTTCTGCGGAGTTTCACTAATTCTGCAGTCGGCCTCTGAGACCTAAGGGAACACAATCTAGCGCGCAAAAGCGCTTGCTCGGTGCCCCGGCTCCAGCACTGCCTGGGTGGAGGACTTGGCTGCTTCCAACCCACCAGGCCTCAACCGTGTCACCCGACGCGATTTCCGGGGCTTGATGACTCAAGGCGCGGAGGCGCGCCCTGCGTGCTGTAACAGCGCGGGAACACGGTCTCCGGCCCGTGAGTCACACAGCCCTCGTCAACACCCCGGGCGCCGTCCGCTCGCAACGCCGGCGCCCGCACCCGAAGCGCCGGAGGGCCCGCggacctccttccttccttccttcccttccttcctttcttccttccacagaCTTCTGCAGCGACGCCCTCCCCCCTCTGCGTCCCgggaggcgggggcaggggaggtggccAGAGCCGAGGCAGGGCGACACTCGCCGGGAGAGGGGCGCCACGCAGGCGGCGGGCGGACTCCCGAGGGGCAGGGGCACGGGCGCGGCGAGGACGCGCGGCGGGGAGCCGGGCGCGCGGAGGCCGGCGGCTCAACGCTACCTGGGGGCGAGCGAGTGAAGTTTTGGCCCTCCGAGTTCACGGCCTGCAGGTAGAAATAGCGGACCGGCAGCACGACGCCCGCCCGCAGCCCGGGCCCCCACACCAGGCTCCGCGGCGCGCTCACCGGCGCCTCGGGGGCCCCGANNNNNNNNNNNNNNNNNNNNNNNNNNNNNNNNNNNGGCCAGCAGCCGCCCCGCCGGCCCGCCCCCGCGATCTCCGGGCCCCAGCGCCGTGCGCTCTGCCGGGGGTCAGCGGAGGGCGCGTATGGCTGCGGGAACCCCGCGCAGAGCAGGGCCCGGGGGCCGGCTCGGTGAGGCCAGGGATGCGAGCCTGAGCCCTCGGCCGCCAAGACCTGGTCTCGCCCGGTGCCCACCTCTGGTTCCTGGAGCTGTTCAACCGTTTGGAGGAAACCGCTTTGAAAGGACACCGACGCCAGTGGCGATGgcgtggggagagggaaagggccCCGCAGCGAAGAACTTACATGTCCTTTAGGGAGATGCCCTCAGCCGAGGAATTTCACTGGGTTGACATGGAGCAGAGCAAATGTCACGCCGCCTCTGCCAGCTCTGTGTTCCCGCGGGCACCAGCCTAATCCTGCTATCCTCCGTGCTGGgattcctctcttctccctaaTCTCCTTCCCCTACACTTTGCTTTTCTCAACACGTGTTTTCTGAGCATCCGATTTGTTAGGGACAAATCCCGAGGAAGCAGTTAGGCACTGGGGTATCAGAAGTCAGGGTGGTTGAAGGACTTGCCTTGAGCCACTTGCCAGAGCTTCACCTCTGTCAGGTGGTTCCTGTCCCCTGTAATAAATGAGGTGTGACTGGTCTTGGTCACTACTCAGAAGCTGGAGCTGGGGTCCAAGAAGAGGCTGGCAGGGGCCCTAAGCGCTGGCAGCCACTgtcatcctccccccccccatcatcTGATCCacatttgttaattatttttgcttctttcatttgcttATCGTTCAAATCTGTTCAAGGAAAATAAGCATTCTGCTCAGGCTGGGTGAGCCAGGGGGAACCCAAAGTGCAGAATGGACAGAGGGATTCTGCACCCTCTTACAGACCTCAATCCAGAAACGACAGAATCAGGCACCCCCTGTTCATCTCCTGCCTTTAATTGGGTTACTCAGCATTCTTGCTATGACCACCTTTTCCTAGGGCAAAATCCTCCCCAGTTCTGTTGTCCTATTTTAGTAATACTGAGCAGAGGTTGTGGACGGTGTTCTTTGTATTTTGGGAAGATTTTCAGAAACTGGTAGTAAATCACTGGTGAATCATAGGGCTAAAGtatagcattattattattattattgttattattattattattactttcacTGATAAGTTTTAGTGTGGGGTTGTCTGCATGCTTTAAATAGAAAGCATTGCTGTGCTCTAGCTATCACTTTGAAAAATTGGGTAGAACACATTTTATTCACATTCTTTcaaaatcaaactttaaaaaatttcccagaGAAATAATCTGAGGGTTAGCTGGTAGAGGACAATCATAAAATATGGCCTAATTTATTACATCATACTTGCGGTAACCCCCAGTATTTTTTGAGAACATATCAAGGAAGCCATATAATTGAATATGAACCCTTGTTTAGCAATGCATCTGTAccaacttgttttctttctcattgtcatccatatctttaaaatcatatctcttcAGATCAACCAATGCCTTGACTAGATTCCTTATCCTAAatcaaatttcaaatacatattcAATGCCTGCTATGTTTTAGACATTATACTTAGACTTTAGAGCTCCCGTGGTTGAGTGAAGAAAGACAGAGGCAGTGTGGTGGGTGCTAAAATACGGGGGTGGAGAACTCTGCAGGTCTGGAATTTTAGCCTCTGACAAGCGAACAGGTGAGCCTTTTTCATGGATGCTGTGGAAAGACacaagactcctgggtcagagacaaagggcTTTACTATTCATTGTCAGAGTTTCATGTTGGTTTGTGTCGGATCCCCATGTCCCCTCTTATGGGCAGAATTCTGTTTCTccaaaattcagatgttgaagcACTAGGCTCCATGACCTCAGAAtgtgtatttggagatggggccttaaAAGAGATGATTAAGTGAAAGTAGGCCGTTAGGATGGGCTTCTATCCAATCGAaccggtgtccttataagaagaggaaattagagAGACGCCAGGAATGCTTGGGCACAGAATAAAGACCAAGGGAGGGTGCAGTGAGAAGGCAGTCATCTGCAACCCAAGGGAgagacctcaggagaaaccaaaccttgtcaacaccttgatctgggacttttagcctccaggaccgtgagagaataaattctattgtttaagccctccagtctgtggtattttgtaagGGCAGCCCCAACAGACATATATAGTCCCCAGGTCTGGTGGGGACAATACAGAAGACCTATCATGGGTGTGTGAAGTGGGTTGCATTATAAGAGAAACACACCAAATTCAGGGGATTGCTGATTTCACAGCAAGGGGAATTAATCCTGCTCTTGGCCAGGAGGGAGATGTTATCTCATCCTTCAAGGTTGCTTGCTGCAAACAGACCTAAGAAatggctcagccagtggagcatgcaacccttgatcctggggttgtaaattcaagccccatgttggctgtagagactacttaaatctataatgaaaaaaagagaaacggCACGTGTAAAGAGTGGTCAAGGACTTACATTCTTGGTATGCCCAGCAAAAATGTTCAAGACCCATGGCAGATTGCTTCTTCCAACGTAAGTATGCTTCTCCCCAACCCCTTATTGAACGTACCGCCCGACCCCCCACCTGGCCACAAGTAGCAAATGACATAATAGCCTCGTATGTATCCCTCCAGGTGTACATATGCATATGCAGCGTTTTTTTGATTAATGctttataaaaaatgagattttgctTTCCTCCCTCAACAGTATCTCATGTAAATTCTCCTAAGTCAACTCACATAGTTCTACTTTATTCTTTATAACGGTTGCATAATATCACATATACGGATGTTTCATCAAATATCCAGTCCTTTCTTATCAAGTGTTcactttgttttcagtttttgccaCAACAAACATCATAGCAATAAAAATTCTTACCTGTAAGTCTATATATACTAGTGCTCTTATTTCCATTGGAGTGATTCCTGGGGcaaaaaaatacagtgattccGTGTATTGGTTCTCCCTGAATCCCTACCTTCCTGGTCGTAACAGAGATAGCAGCTCCCATGACAAGTCCGATTCCCTGGCATTGTCTGAGAAACTGCTGCTGGAATTTCAATGTAGTATCTGTTTCATTAGCCCTGTCAATGCAGTTGTGAGCAAACTGTACACGTTTTAATAAGTCCTCTTTTACCTGAGCCACCTAAAGAGGATTATATTTAGTCTACAACTAAAAATCCTGGCTGatccaatgtatttttaaatgttaataatactGCACATATTCAAGATGACAGCACTCTCCTGTCCTTGGTAGAGACAAAGCCTCTGGGTTGCTTTTCTAGAAAAGACATAAGATTGGtacaaatatattaattaatgaaTGTTGCATGTCTTATATTTCAACTGTTAAGAACTGTTTGTCTTTCATCAGTGCTACCAGACAATGGATAACCCAACCCCATgcagctccttcttcctctcacagAGAAATGCCAGACGTTCTTCATTCCTCCTGTTATGCAACCAGATAGACTGATCATGTGTCACTTGACTGGTTTTGgatataaatgaaagaagaaagaagcaagtcACTGTGATTTTTTGAAACTACATATAGCTGATCTCATTCAGTAACAACCAGAGAGATTGTCTGAATGCTTTTggcccccttctcccccaccacctttttagaatttttcctgaaagtttcatgcttaaaaataatcatttgaggATGGGAATAAAAACCAGGTCAAACAGTGCATctctttaaatcatttatttcaacACAGGCATTGTTTTAACAATGGTCAGAGCCTTGGAACACTTTTTATACCTAGAGAACAGGATTGAGGACAAATACATAAAAGGATTATTGACAACATCTTAACAAAAGTGCTTAAGGCTTACTTGTTTCAGAAACAGAGTCACAAAGAGCCCGTGAGTGGTAATACAGTCACAAacttgctgggaatgtaaaatatttacatatttacccTATACCCTTAAATGAGATATTCTAAAGCGATATCACTACTGTTAACAATAAACTCTTACCAGTAAGGCCTCTTTAACCTTCTGGCATTCCATAAAGTACAGTATTTTTATGGAGTTGggagtttttcaattttattcccaTCTTCACCACAACCTAAGTGGACTTTCTTTTACTATCTCTAGTACATACATTTACCTTCTacacaaaattgtttttattcacttttcaTCAGTCAGAACCTTGTTAGTAGCAGTTGGAAGTCTTATTAACATCCATGTATTTACAAATGTAAGGGGGTAAATTATTTAGAAGGAggtctctaaaaattaaaataatctcattaagacccctcccccccactttttgaaagtaggctccattcccagtgtggagcccaatgcagggcttagaactcttgaccctgagaccatgacctgagttgagatcaaaagtcggtcacctaaccgactgagtcacccaggtgcctaagccctattttaaataaactttacaGTATAAAATTGAAGTCTATTATCTAAAcaagttaataatttaaaagtacttATTAAAATGGATTTCTCATGATTTACTCGATTCATGTGAATATTGATTATATCCTTTAGCACACAAGTGAGGGGTATAAAAATGACTATTATAAATTACTATAGTTGTACCAAAAATGAGTATTAAAAAGCAGCAGTTTGTATGTTCAAATACATAGAAATTTGCTATACTTCTTTAAcgaagtattttataaaagtataaaattacgGAAggtgctgtttgtttttttaaagatctacttattcatttgagagagagagagaacgggagggactgagggagagagagaatcctcaagcagactaaGTGCAGAGGCTGACACgtggctcaatttcaggaccctgagatcatgacctgagccgaaatcgaaaGTCGAATgttcacctgactgagccacccagacacccctagaagttgctatttttatgaattttctatttctttgattcttGAGCCAGACCAACAAGCAAACATTACAAACAGTGCAGGTGAGCATCAGCCATCAGTTACCTTTGAATTCAAATAGGAGATGCCCGTGCAGGGCAGGAGGGCCTCAGAGTAATCGTCTATTCTCACCTTAAATCCTTTATTTAACTAACTGTTGATACAGCCTAAACTCAGTGAAAAATAAGCTAACTTCATTTCACCTTTTGTAACCTACATGTAAACTCAAGAGTATTTACTGAAATAGAATTTGCaagctgatttttcaaaaattgggaagcttaatattaaaatattaatattaaaataatattaaaatatgaaaatattttaactctgATTATCTTAAAATTAGATGGAAAACATAAGTCATGGTTTATGAAACTTGTACTCAAATAATCAgataaaaagaaggggaaggggaaaggtagaatttacaaacataaataaaaaagaataaaatgttattctttaCCATTTAAATTAAAGTATCTAGAACAgttgatttaaaattatattatcagTCTCTTTGGGCTTGATATGGGTCAGAGCCTGGACTTTAAAACAATTTACAGATTTAAGGAATAGCTTTCATGTTAGTTACCATGTTTATTAGTTTTGGGTTGCATGGGAATGATGTGAAGTCGCCCTGGTATTTTGCTTCCAGGGAAAGCAATGGTTaggaggataataataatatagttcTTTCTTGCATTTCTATCAGTACCAGATCTCTGTATGTTTCACCAACACTATCATTATCCTTAATTTATATAGATGAAACAGACTagctgagaaaaatggaaaacagaattgGGTCAGGAAGCAAATATGAAGCAATTGGAATGAAATCCACTCACATGGACCCTCATAGCACTAAGATCCTGGATGGCAGGCCTCCTGTAGTTCTAGTGAACTATCTTCACCGCCATCTATTGGTGTTTATCCTATTAGGAGGGAAAGTTCCAGAAGTTCTGCTTGGCAACCAAAGAGTTAGAAAACCAAGTTATCAGTGGGGATGAAGAGTATTTAGTCTAGATATGTATTGAAGGAATCATAGCGACAAGCCCTTAGAAGCCCTACCTTGTAATTTCCTATGGCTTTGGTAAATGATCCTGCAAAGAAGCCAGTGAATCCCGGTGCGTCTGATCTGACTAAGCAGCATTTTAGGGGCTTGGACAAGGTTACCGCTTGATATTTGTGACTAAAACGTGCCCATGAAATAAAGCGTTCTACCctgcaaataaagaaaatccagaagtGGGCAGTCCTGGAGAAATGGGGAAAACCAGTTGGCGAGAGAGCTGCAGTGGGGATGTCAGTCCCACGAAGGATGTCCACTTACCTGCCTCCGCAGTCATGCTCCCTTCCTAAGCAGGAATTCCGTGGCCAAGCCACCCATTGTACCATCTCGCTACCTGGCCTGAGTCCTTGACTTGATTAAAATTCAGCCCTTAACAACTCAGCCAGTCCCTACAAACGTCTTCAAAGGTATTTCTAGGAGTACTAATATTTTTGGCTTGATAGGGATTCAGCTCCTCATCTATAACCTCAATAAATACATCAAACATCTGTCTCCCTGGCTTCACTATGGATCCAATAGGACGCCTTTATGAAAATTCCCTcatctttgaaaggaaaaaaacaaccaaccctAAACCTCCTACATGCCAGGTCAAACAGGATGATAACATTTACTCCACTATCATCATCCCTACACTTTATTTAACATCATGAATATAGGGTGTGGACTGGAAGGGGCAATATAGAATTTTCTAACCACTAACTTATTGAAGTTAATAGTTTGCATGTGCCTGCGGTATTAGGGTTTTGAATCACAATGAAATGTGTAAAAAGTTTAGGGAGAAAgtaaagcagaaagacaaaattGGAGAgcgaggggaggagaggggagaaaggcaagaatatatacagagggagaaaacagcagagaatcccaaaaaataaaaattcatttgctCCAAAATTTAGGAAGCATATATATATCgtgtgaggaagggagggaagagaatttGGATTGTTTCAGGGCAGGTGCTGCGCAGacctgatcttttttattttgtccttctCAAGGGCATACACATTTACACTTCATTTCCATTACAAGCTTCTGGTGGAAAGGTTATGCATTTTATTGACGAAGGCTCACAGTTCTGACTCTTTGTCATTTTCATCTAGATAATATTCATCATCCGTGGTTGTGTCTGTGTCACAATCTGAGTCCAATGGATTCTCTTCGTAGATATTAAGTGGTGTGCTTGGAGATAAGTCGTCTTCTGGCTTCTGGCTGCTGGGAGAATTTGAGCTGGATAGCTCTGTTGGATTAGGGGTGTAAATTACATCATCTTTCAGGAAGCCAGGGTTCTTGAGAAAACTTGGCTTCCATAATCTTCCTTGCGTGAGTGACCTCTTTACAGTCTCCAAGAAAGCCAATTGTTGTTCTTTCCCAAAAATTCCATAGTCAATGGGTCTGGATATAGATGTTGCAGACCTGGGGCCCATTTTTGTCCTGCTCCTACACAAAGCCCAATTTTCATTTGCATCACAGGAGGAAAGCTCAGAAAAGGATCTGAATCTTCGACCGTACCTGCTGTTGCTAGAGAACTCATTCCCTAGGGTCGGTTGACTCAGGGCATTGACAATAGATGTGCTCTCAGAAAAATGGCGCTCCCTGACTTTTGGAGGATGACTTTTGCGTACCAGATCACCATGCACACTGATGCTTTTTAAACTGTTTGAACGATAGGGGTGTGGTTCAGGTTCCCACTCCAGAGATGAAGCACTTTGTTGTTGCCGATAAGTGGCCAACGGGATGCTTACTCTGGATTTCTCTGCAGGCTCCAGTGGAAAAGGAGGGTTCGGTCTTCTCTGATGCTCAGAGAAGTCTGCTTCCCCGAGGCTGGGGAATGTGGGCTGGGCCAAGGCTTCTGAGTCTCTCTCCAAGGTCTGAGCTGCTGCTACATCTTTAGACCTCTCATACTTCGGTGATGATTCTGCGATACTTTTAGACTCACTCTGATGTAGCTGTGAGATGCTGTTAGGCTTCTGGTTGCTTAAATGTGTAGAAACTTCGCTGTTGGGTATTACACTAACCCGGGGAGAGTTCTCATACTTCTCCACATCCATTACATCGCTACTCAACCTGTGTTCATTTCTGGATTCTATGGACTTTGGAGTAGGCTCAGGGGACACAGGGTCGCACTCTGGTGTGCCAAGAGATAGACTGCCAAAGCCACAACGGTTCCCACTTTGGGGGAAGATAGTAGCTACATGTCTTCTGGGGCTTAAATCTTTAGCTGAGAACTTTCTGCTCACTTTGGACATGGCTGCCAATCTGTGTTTAACTGAagatctgtttttccctttttctgggTCATCCACGctggttttatatttattgctTCCTTCAGGAAGTGAAGCTTGATCCCAGGCCAACTTCTGCATTTTGTCTTCAGCTTTGCCATTCTCTGTCCTACTTGCCTCCTGACTCCTTTGAGGGAGTTCTCTGGGTTCAGACTGGGAACTGTCTAAATCTGGTTCACCTGAACAAGTCCCTCCGTCAAGCTGTAAGTTATGCAAAGCTGGAGTAAGAGCAAAGACCTGGCTTTCCGAGTCAGAAAGTGCTTTACTAGTCTCTTCTTGGACATCTGTTCCAATTTCCCCTCTGACTTGCCGAGGCTGCAATCCACTGGCGCTAGCAACCATAGCCTTGCCTGTGGTATCTTTTTGAAGGCATTCTGCTGTTCCAGTAGCTGTCATGACCAAATTACCCGCACACTCCTCAGAACTTCTTACAGTTTGGGAATTTCCAACATTCTCTTCTAAAGGGGATGGAAGATTAGGAGGACCACTGTTACCTGATTTAATGGGCTGCTGAcagtttcttgatttctctcctgtaactttttttccagaaagctgTGATGAAGTATGCAGGGTTTCACtttgccattttttccctctctcctttctgctccGTGAATCGCCCAGAGGTGTTTTAGTGAAGTTATCTGGAGAAATCTCTCTAGTTTCCAATTCTCCTTTATGAAAAGAAACACCTGCCTCAGCAGAAGCCATTTCCTGTACTGTGGGCTCCGAAGGCCTACAGTCTGGGAAGGCAGTCGTATCTTCAGTGGTGTGAGAAAGACCACAGCTGTCCTCCGGAGCAGAGCTGACCAGCATCTTCTGACCTTCAGATGCAGGTGTTCCTGACTGCTCTTGCATAGAATAATTTAGTCTGCCCTTTTCAAAAGCATTAGGAAACATTTCAGTCTCCACTTTAGTGGATTCTGTAAGTGAATCGATTTGCTGTGTATACTTTTCAAGAATGTCACAGAATTTTTTGCTGTATTTCCTTGGCAGAGTGTAATATATTGAAACCACCTCAAGACATTTTACATTATCTTCATCACCAGAAACTGAAAACATACTAGTAGTCTTGAATTTATGTAATGTtttcccactttcttttcttgACACATCTGAAGAAAAAGGTAAAGGGTCTTCATTTGAAAAGAGACCTGTCCTGGGGGAAGCAATTTTACCATCCTTTTCAGTGCATTCTTGAAAGTATTCCTTTTGGGGGGGTTTTCTGTTTAAAGAACCATCGCTGACAGGGGAGTTATTTTCCAGAGGGCTCATGACTGTCCCCCACGGTTTCCGTGTTAGAGCAGAAGCGTCTGTGCTTGAGAGcaagcatttttctctttcatctgtcCCAGCTGAGGCATCTGGTGCCCCTAAAGGACAAGACACAGCCCTCTTAATGAGGAATGGAAGTGGCCCTTTTCTAATAGAAGCAGATCcaatgtttttcatatttgtcaTCCTCTTTGTGGCTTCAGGTACTTCTGAGACCGAGTCTGAAGCTGCTTTGGAACATCTGCTTTCTGCCTCCGAAGAGCTGGAACTGAGTTTGTTTGACGTGTACGTCCCCATGGGGTCTTCGACATTATTTCTGATTTGGAATGGAAGTGGTTCATTCCTAAAGGAAGAAGGCGCTATTTTACTTTCTGGCTTCCtgttactgatgagaaaactggcTGATTTCCTTGGCGAGTTACAGTATGTTGTGGGAATCTCGGGTCGCTTGGAATTGCTTCGATTCCTCTCCCTGAGGTTACTGTCGTGGCTTGTAGGTGCTGATCCACTTTCTGTTTTGCTTAACTTTTCAAAACAGGATATGCATcgccttatttttccttttccttttccatccctGAAGGGAGGGCGGGAATGGCATTTGACAGCATCAACCCCCTCATTATGTAAAACCACACAATTATCATTGCTCTTTCGGATTTCTGAGGGGCTGAGGGCAAAC
It encodes:
- the EXPH5 gene encoding exophilin-5 isoform X1 produces the protein MTKVPQGFDFSFLNDEEARKILQVLERNEELQRAEKDRISKLQKTKRDIRWLQGVTGEWFEEIQRKKFCNETDVSQMLKQPLTYRLRKGMAENDSMELQTSRSKNTPNQKSLTSISSRLSFRSSFASLFSFRKSRKETSKLQSLGQKGYDSHAGPPVSVRQTITQAKIHSSPLENPPVESAFVPRPTGMREGSGMSPWDASLLENEYFQVLDDLDNKLAQEQCPSSVKTTTLLNYGSRTQFSHFYSRGNTHGNTGRHKNHYNETSNMSIYDILRPGAPREGFKTFSPRTKTIYDMYRTREPRLLKDYMQKNTFGSTSLCFDSRQRSASPATSYFTTRSLHFPTITQNKSGFLSPRHQQSPKRTPLSSIIWNRSDASGDRQSQEEFLRAPSPMDIDANDQYAYPRCFQENRRYGFYRSQSVYQGAHFNAPMDNAMSPDPFENSENMPFYPQENPFARSFSSNTFGRNREQRFRQSPFWDQQEEGSFWSDFHQSRHPFPPSDRDFETISMEANSALAARGHGVPSQHWGLFSSSYRTDMFRDQEEPHPWQFDSQTSTLESMEVPQGNGSQSAHFNIPNVCPMMGPSYHIKSHRSVCQEGSPPAEVHMNQDAYPFGIAHTLAASFQTSFPQIPDDGGNPQSSIFQNPTVTVQKIKPASLPIKTYTEVTVTKRNSVDSPPLTESPPIVLASEVSHEKDLNESILEEDKQLNKMDQTNMPSEEPQPDAQTVISNPFPDLRNPLSHDLAKSKGFALNASTTVSSKRTPGVIARKDISKIHLSHRDKSNELKKDRNYTENRNVGSATALPFIQESRISFPSPSPGCHQEVRISHDDSLSIIRNHHWSSEQAGNQNAQSPEKPAVLDAEEEQCSTTHSTNYSESAAGHKIPCDSSDLSSGIPPDSSPLDKSSLEALVFPSKTVFSRKSPSGKDPPLGEREQKDNNSKCQNDQFALSPSEIRKSNDNCVVLHNEGVDAVKCHSRPPFRDGKGKGKIRRCISCFEKLSKTESGSAPTSHDSNLRERNRSNSKRPEIPTTYCNSPRKSASFLISNRKPESKIAPSSFRNEPLPFQIRNNVEDPMGTYTSNKLSSSSSEAESRCSKAASDSVSEVPEATKRMTNMKNIGSASIRKGPLPFLIKRAVSCPLGAPDASAGTDEREKCLLSSTDASALTRKPWGTVMSPLENNSPVSDGSLNRKPPQKEYFQECTEKDGKIASPRTGLFSNEDPLPFSSDVSRKESGKTLHKFKTTSMFSVSGDEDNVKCLEVVSIYYTLPRKYSKKFCDILEKYTQQIDSLTESTKVETEMFPNAFEKGRLNYSMQEQSGTPASEGQKMLVSSAPEDSCGLSHTTEDTTAFPDCRPSEPTVQEMASAEAGVSFHKGELETREISPDNFTKTPLGDSRSRKERGKKWQSETLHTSSQLSGKKVTGEKSRNCQQPIKSGNSGPPNLPSPLEENVGNSQTVRSSEECAGNLVMTATGTAECLQKDTTGKAMVASASGLQPRQVRGEIGTDVQEETSKALSDSESQVFALTPALHNLQLDGGTCSGEPDLDSSQSEPRELPQRSQEASRTENGKAEDKMQKLAWDQASLPEGSNKYKTSVDDPEKGKNRSSVKHRLAAMSKVSRKFSAKDLSPRRHVATIFPQSGNRCGFGSLSLGTPECDPVSPEPTPKSIESRNEHRLSSDVMDVEKYENSPRVSVIPNSEVSTHLSNQKPNSISQLHQSESKSIAESSPKYERSKDVAAAQTLERDSEALAQPTFPSLGEADFSEHQRRPNPPFPLEPAEKSRVSIPLATYRQQQSASSLEWEPEPHPYRSNSLKSISVHGDLVRKSHPPKVRERHFSESTSIVNALSQPTLGNEFSSNSRYGRRFRSFSELSSCDANENWALCRSRTKMGPRSATSISRPIDYGIFGKEQQLAFLETVKRSLTQGRLWKPSFLKNPGFLKDDVIYTPNPTELSSSNSPSSQKPEDDLSPSTPLNIYEENPLDSDCDTDTTTDDEYYLDENDKESEL